Proteins from a single region of Plasmodium gaboni strain SY75 chromosome 2, whole genome shotgun sequence:
- a CDS encoding putative serine/threonine protein kinase, giving the protein MDNNGVAKTLKKDISYFDETKEYSKKRFDKFNDINEIIIKHKKNQPHIKEDNLKYITKNVNYDRLSVVEKKKNNDISNIDKYEKTKTCSYVLNNLYKKSNHHSNKMYDEYKFYDYYELINKIKKLKGSKNVKEEGGKGNDNRISASATSNDKKIHNKKRHNNNDINNNNDINNNNDINNNNNINNNNININNINKYNNCCSCCNRNIFSSSKTFNVCEGDKKISYGRQITNLVSCYKYNNQIKSTFNFHSINQNVDDDNIYVDNQHMLYDHYTDNLKYSNYNEKNDLSYNPHEKKNSFSSFINPAPHDSHLELCKKLKKNVECKERVDINKEKDFILLGISKTCVKKCNTCSGDNMTKDIDKDIEDEEKNKDSVTIKNDMKNYICYNNLNRNNSNINKKEKQKECDEYNYNDVHVFYDKDHFSHSETSHTARNSNTKLYNIKQKHININNINNMHNNVYLMEGKEKLYFPSIKEETPFFIQKNYKHDDNIKMSSYNYYNDMAYKNVKGMMTHSLSVQQDIKEEKNVLNIKKLHRCFTIMNKKVYSDSVLCFYGKTPWCINKIRRAEKIGQEKKKHTKKENKSKSKNKNKSKNKDKDKNNMHDIVFKYAGEHIDNSYCKNKETSKIGNHKMMKKEKYLNSSSLSIYDKCYNKWKKNNKKRRKHKNEGRREEKYICCYENIKILEDVKERFFKSHKLSILNEENFIKEHQINCMNKEHIDEKKEEDIYNISKENTKKESYIIIHKDQKNVENTTIGRYNNMNDKKQFSDNSILYDCLKKNNKINKSQDSCFFEFIKEEGDEKPNVLKKDDEFIKTFRTNKSLTELTKKISDSNFNSLYTSLDRINKNVSIYNEKLERTKQVPHKKKNDNIDINGMYKSNNFFKSINVMSRLSKCYHIQTCDHSNYGFMKNKMSKKAHNKLVSKYINKYKKEVIKKKERKKKKKKKKNIKNEILISFDGNIFGEENMNETKEENKNKESAYIWKNRIDSKIKGEEQKKKKKKNCSYKLRKMKPLCVENKMHIRKNVRQIIKKNKNENENKNKNKNKNKNIYKTTKFLDNYKTLIDQLNLKGNEENISSNHVNKKKKIIMNNYNDNDNNNNNNNKNDNYNDNNQREHSCEEIKIKDVEQKYEGEIYGGERKNKYIYYNNYYQINAKNEIHDDNNINDNKNNNCEKGDKRCELKKYSIRYVKEKYNLENNTYDIIGLIYYGDKSQVYKCINMNNKRVYAMKVVLKECNEMFIDNFIKKYLFLKNNPHKNIISIYDIFCNNNYICIIMDYCEGSTLLDYFMSLVPGSLNVYEIKKIMKNIFIALDFFHSNNIIHRDIKLENIMFKNKKRKERFNYEDYGSFLFDNHDETSFSTSYRSLHKNEIELIEMDTLGNKNKRGKKYIKNIYNEKHEDLNILQKNCSHILEKNKNNIMNDIQLKGPNCYIKYDNNMDTLFNYDDDSNWSYNSSICYDIIQVSDEEEYDNINIKHKIYKNNICSDDSLRYDGILNYENSLQSNNSYNNNSKYETFCNEPFPSQLCSIHNYNKRSGCYNFSKLYNNKKNIKNEYINNKSLDYIKPHGTKEHIKKEMKYSKNIEKRKKTEIREKNIIQSNMNPSYSDLCIIDMDMIEIVSNTKCNGMNKSKIICGTPSYMPPESFDGIVSPANDIWACGVILYALMDGRFPFEINNYMPIYLKKKILMENKPKFESFIWKKHLDLLDLCLRLLDPNPWTRIQNAREALIHYSFRNLI; this is encoded by the coding sequence ATGGATAATAATGGAGTGGCTAAAACTTTGAAAAAAgatatttcatattttgATGAAACGAAAGAGTATTCAAAAAAAAGGTTTGATAAGtttaatgatataaatgaaattattattaaacaTAAGAAGAATCAACCTCATATAAAAGAAGAcaatttaaaatatataacaaaaaatgTGAACTATGATAGACTCTCGGTTGTTgaaaagaagaaaaacAATGACATTAGTAATATAGATAAGTATGAGAAAACAAAGACATGTTCATACgttttaaataatttgtaTAAAAAATCTAATCATCATAGTAATAAAATGTATGATGAGTATAAattttatgattattaCGAATTGATtaacaaaataaagaaattgAAAGGTTCTAAAAATGTCAAAGAGGAAGGAGGAAAAGGAAATGATAATAGAATAAGTGCCAGTGCTACAAgtaatgataaaaaaatacataacaaaaaaagacataataataatgatattaataataataatgatattaataataataatgatattaataataataataatattaataataataatattaatattaataatattaataaatataataattgttGTAGTTGTTGTAATcgtaatattttttcttcttcaaAAACTTTTAATGTTTGTGAAGGAGATAAGAAAATTTCATATGGAAGGCAAATAACGAATTTGGTTAGTTgctataaatataataatcaaataaaaagtacttttaattttcactcgataaatcaaaatgttgatgatgataatatatatgtagaCAATCAACATATGTTATATGATCATTATACtgataatttaaaatatagtaattataatgaaaaaaatgatttgTCTTATAATCCacatgaaaaaaaaaatagttTTTCCAGTTTTATAAATCCTGCTCCACATGACAGTCATCTGGAATTGTGTAAAAAATTGAAGAAAAATGTAGAATGTAAAGAAAGGGTTGACATAAATAAAGAGAAGGATTTTATTTTGCTTGGTATATCCAAAACATGtgtaaaaaaatgtaatacATGTTCAGGTGATAATATGACAAAAGATATAGACAAGGATATTgaagatgaagaaaaaaacaaagacagtgtaacaataaaaaatgatatgaaaaattatatatgttataataatttgaatagaaacaatagtaatattaataagaaggaaaaacaaaaagaatgtgatgaatataattataatgatgTTCATGTTTTTTATGATAAGGATCATTTTTCTCACAGTGAAACTTCTCATACAGCCAGAAACTCAAACActaaattatataatataaagcaaaaacatataaatataaataatataaataatatgcACAATAATGTATATCTTATGGAGggaaaagaaaaattatatttccCTTCTATAAAAGAGGAAACCccattttttatacaaaaaaattataaacatgatgataatattaaaatgtcATCATATAActattataatgatatggcatataaaaatgttaaaGGTATGATGACACACTCTTTATCTGTGCAACAAGATATTAAGGAAGAgaaaaatgtattaaatataaaaaagcTGCATAGATGTTTTACtataatgaataaaaaagtatataGTGATTCTgttttatgtttttatgGAAAAACACCATGGtgtattaataaaattagaAGGGCCGAAAAAATAGGccaagaaaaaaaaaaacacacaaaaaaggaaaataaaagtaaaagtaaaaataaaaataaaagcaaaaataaagataaagaTAAGAATAACATGCACGATATAGTATTCAAATATGCTGGTGAGCATATAGACAATTCTTActgtaaaaataaagagaCATCAAAAATAGGAAATCATaaaatgatgaagaagGAAAAATACTTGAATTCTTCATCTTTATCAATATATGACaaatgttataataaatggaaaaaaaataataaaaaaagaagaaaacataaaaatgaagGTAGGagagaagaaaaatatatttgcTGTTATGagaatattaaaatattagaaGATGTAAAAGAAAGGTTTTTTAAGAGTCATAAGCTTagtatattaaatgaagaGAATTTTATTAAAGAGCATCAAATTAATTGTATGAATAAGGAACATattgatgaaaaaaaagaagaagatatttataacataAGTAAAGAGAACACGAAAAAAGAAAGTTACattataatacataaaGATCAAAAGAATGTGGAAAATACTACAATAGGAAGATATAACAATATGAATGATAAAAAACAATTTAGTGATAATAGCATTTTATATGATTgtcttaaaaaaaataataaaataaataaatcaCAAGACAGTTGtttttttgaatttatCAAAGAAGAAGGAGATGAAAAACCTAACGTTCTTAAAAAGGACGATgaatttattaaaacattTAGAACAAATAAAAGTCTAACCGaattaacaaaaaaaatttcgGATTCTAATTTTAATTCGTTATATACTAGTTTAGATAGAATCAATAAAAACgtttctatatataatgaaaaattagAAAGAACAAAGCAGGTAccacataaaaaaaaaaatgataacaTAGATATTAACGGTATGTACAAATCcaataatttttttaaaagcATCAATGTGATGAGTAGATTATCAAAGTGTTATCATATCCAAACATGTGACCACTCTAATTATGgttttatgaaaaataaaatgagTAAAAAGGCTCATAACAAGTTGGTTTCTaagtatataaataaatataaaaaagaagtgattaaaaagaaggaaagaaagaaaaaaaaaaaaaaaaaaaaaaatataaaaaatgaaatattaatatcGTTTGATGGAAATATATTTGGAGAGgaaaatatgaatgaaaCAAAAGAGgagaataaaaataaagaaagTGCATATATCTGGAAGAATAGAATAGATAGCAAAATAAAAGGAGAAgaacagaaaaaaaaaaaaaaaaaaaattgttcCTACAAATTGAGAAAAATGAAACCTTTATGTGTTGAGAATAAGATGCAcataagaaaaaatgtacgacaaataataaaaaaaaataaaaatgaaaatgaaaataaaaataaaaataaaaataaaaataaaaatatatataagacAACAAAATTTTTGGACAATTATAAGACTTTGATAGATCAGTTGAATTTAAAAGGTAATGAAGAGAATATATCAAGTAACCatgttaataaaaaaaaaaaaataataatgaacaactataatgataatgataataataataataataataataaaaatgataattataatgataataatcAAAGGGAACATAGTTGTgaggaaataaaaattaagGACGTGGAACAGAAATATGAAGGAGAAATATATGGAGgagaaagaaaaaacaaatatatatattataataattactATCAAATAAATGCAAAAAATGAGATAcatgatgataataatataaacgataataaaaataataattgtgAGAAAGGAGATAAAAGGTgtgaattaaaaaaatattcaatTCGTTATGtaaaggaaaaatataatttagaaaataatacatatgatataataggattaatatattatggTGACAAGTCTCAAgtatataaatgtataaatatgaataataaaagagTATATGCTATGAAAGTAGTATTAAAAGAGTGTAATGAAATGTTTATagataattttataaaaaaatatttatttttaaaaaataatcctcacaaaaatattatatctatatatgatatattttgtaataacaattatatttgtataataatGGATTATTGTGAAGGGTCTACATTGTTGGATTATTTTATGTCGTTAGTACCTGGTTCTTTGAATgtatatgaaataaaaaaaataatgaaaaacATCTTTATAGCTTTAGATTTCTTTcattcaaataatattattcatagAGATATTaaattagaaaatattatgtttaaaaataaaaaaaggaaagaACGTTTTAATTATGAAGACTATGGTAGTTTTTTGTTTGATAATCATGATGAGACTTCCTTCTCAACATCTTATAGGAGCCTTCATAAGAATGAAATTGAATTGATCGAAATGGATACTCTtggaaataaaaataagcGAGGAAAGaagtatataaaaaatatatacaatgAGAAACATGAAGATCTAAATATTTTGCAGAAAAATTGTTCACAcatattagaaaaaaataaaaacaatataatgAATGATATTCAATTGAAGGGACCaaattgttatataaaatatgataataatatggatacattatttaattatgACGATGATAGTAACTGGTCATATAATTCATCTATATGTTATGATATTATACAAGTAAGTGACGAAGAagaatatgataatataaatataaaacataaaatatataaaaacaatatatgTTCTGATGATTCATTAAGATATGATGGaattttaaattatgaaaattCATTACAGTctaataattcatataataacaattCAAAATATGAAACATTTTGTAACGAGCCATTTCCTTCCCAGCTTTGTTCCattcataattataataaaagaagtggatgttataattttagtaaattatataataataaaaaaaatattaaaaatgaatatataaataataaatcattagattatataaaacCTCATGGAACGAaagaacatataaaaaaagaaatgaaatatagtaaaaatatcgaaaaaagaaaaaaaactgaaataagagaaaaaaatataatacaaagTAATATGAATCCATCATATAGTgatttatgtattatagATATGGATATGATAGAAATTGTTTCAAACACAAAATGTAATGGAATGAACAAatcaaaaattatatgtgGAACTCCATCATATATGCCACCAGAATCATTTGACGGTATTGTTTCACCTGCTAATGACATATGGGCATGTGGTGTTATTTTATATGCATTAATGGATGGACGTTTTCCATTtgaaattaataattatatgcctatttatttaaagaaaaaaatattaatggAAAACAAACCAAAATTTGAATCATTCATATGGAAAAAACATCTCGATCTTTTAGATCTATGTCTAAGGTTATTGGATCCTAACCCTTGGACGAGAATACAAAATGCTCGAGAAGCCTTAATACATTATTCATTTAGAAATTTGATATAA
- a CDS encoding hypothetical protein (conserved Plasmodium protein, unknown function) → MIDSFQIRDFNKFPFSSNEQKIIEHFTKEQNDKFSDNLSRLQIPQEIKKNITVNNLHNEKVILTDNNMKEKSNNIERDTIIKEISIERLLHKIRNLENEKKFLLRFLENKKNIELEYKKALETQAAYVNSENKKSQFYENEWLNMKSLEYSLINSGKEPMRQSLEMFYDDSNINKLGGLTRNQEMFIIKLIEDHKNLNKERSIISKKYNEAVDANFQLYQQNEMLKAQNISLLEKNKDLVNEELDKKLKALNSSLIYVQKENIQLQDVLDQYSKLIKNIKDCPDMKAVNDELNKFTNYLSI, encoded by the exons ATGATTGATTCATTTCAAATTCGtgattttaataaatttcctttttcttcaaatgaacaaaaaataattgaACATTTTACAAAAGAACAGAATGATAAATTCAGTGATAATTTATCTCGATTACAGATACCTCAagaaataaagaaaaatataacagTAAATAATTTACATAATGAAAAAGTAATACTAACggataataatatgaaagaGAAATCTAACAACATTG AGCGCGATACTATTATCAAAGAAATTTCCATTGAAAGACTATTACACAAGATAAGAAATttagaaaatgaaaaaaaattcttgCTAAGGtttttagaaaataaaaaaaatatagaattagaatataaaaaagcACTAGAAACACAG GCAGCCTATGTTAATTctgaaaataaaaaatcaCAATTTTATGAAAACGAATGGTTAAATATGAAATCCTTAGAATATTCCCTAAT AAATTCTGGAAAGGAACCTATGAGACAATCTTTAGAAATGTTCTACGACGATTCTAACATAAAT AAACTTGGGGGACTTACAAGAAACCAAGAaatgtttattataaaattaatagaagatcataaaaatttaaataaagaaagaAGTATCATTTCTAAAAAGTATAACGAAGCCGTG GATGCAAATTTTCAATTATATCAACAAAATGAAATGCTGAAAGCACAAAATATAAGTCTCttagaaaaaaacaaagaTTTAGTAAATGAAGAACTG GATAAGAAACTAAAGGCCTTGAATTCATCGCTTATATATGTTcaaaaggaaaatattcaattacaag ATGTACTGGATCAATATTCCAAGTTGATAAAGAACATTAAGGATTGCCCTGAt ATGAAGGCTGTTAATGAcgaattaaataaatttacaAACTACCTATCTATTTGA
- a CDS encoding putative membrane protein (conserved Plasmodium membrane protein, unknown function) gives MLELLRNAYNKSKEYILGLSKKSQIYKINILNYCLLFSFFLFYASYFFFINGIINPAVKIVFHGSIIADTTKVYENSIIESIWLLFTKGSYFNMIMLLFFSIIIPFLKLLMVSDNFYSFILLYKMNKKREEEKRRRRRRVHAREYNIAKYNRNKYKMNKYIKDIYKDNIYNSDNIFNNDEINYINTVNENEEFILKKFKVLNFISRFQFVDVFISLFIVSSLNLYLLEARMLNGAYYFLNYCMLSTISSFLLFSFTSLKINIFKKGNIKICPCPNEVNLEVTTTGPRSTTNHIEEELREQIKNIINNDKNISSTTVNDTPANESNAELVDDLKREEPHTTDDIQTEETKNEKINTINDKNKDSDKNNNNDNSDNNNNDNNNNNNNNNNNNNNNNNNNNNNNNNNNNNNNNNNIVERNKYNKDVVCYNNVYKTMKDNDTYIYLKKSKFNSLLKSNCIKNNFNMLKLGYVIFLFLLLCLCIYLITGVECSLFGIYIYLSYFNFNIEGILIDYMDMLNILKLKIKKGYIYPFFVMLPFIFPVIISICYFLSVFFLKMYYESFSKLYKKMNDLKNELVSTSENDNVNERILIPETSNNLYLNESNEKASNTSDDYSSRNNSKISSTKSEMISSNFVFNKILNLYFSFAVFFSYLGSAFLHISLGEIICIALLTFYQIVKHTNNLNITILLKSDKIKFCKFLLFILYGLLCFSINLYVNQWEEYIRKLKKLKRRILLFEENKFSEIVDLNAQKGDGGDFEEIQIFSIFFSFLIKKNEGIKMGDNDMTSESEGNIYDAYEEQIQLHHGNNMVNGMLMMRRISMQNLEDDETQVEYINREMHTQDELHVRRTNQSILRFNRRRGEKGYNEEEMGVHRENGNMNNINNMDNINNMDNINNVNHVNNINNEGFYNDGEEGDCVMKPVANYDNDDMNKYAEEYIKNMSGNGAVIIRSEKRIYEKNGAGDIISRNYKNEERYIYLKKLKPFKSMILSKLEKLKRKKKEVYTSKVLILVHSFLFVCIMLIFLMVFLKKEPVFRFNMPSVNKRLNNFFKSTNFHEIIPNSVGKCKTKKYIAKEPCFNVGRIYHEEKTFYHATLLFLQGLRSVKIMNMNFYYDNGIYYLSLNGYFKHIIGPLFLKLCLGSNFCPISTYAFLVGSKPTFSVDVAVQCNNKKPPYYMTDIVVKDLKITKIEIVKHSDVIDNVDIKLDDVQDRVQEKVNAMLAEKKKIILWKNQKYHLEGFLNYLISKNALSGFSCEPIYY, from the exons ATGTTGGAATTATTACGTAATGcttataataaaagtaaagAGTATATTTTGGGCTTATCCAAAAAAtcacaaatatataaaataaatatattaaattattgtttattattttcgttttttttattttatgcatcatattttttctttataaatGGAATAATAAATCCAGCAGTAAAAATTGTTTTCCATGGAA GTATTATTGCGGACACAACCAAAGTTTACGAGAATTCTATAATTGAATCAATATGGCTACTGTTTACGAAGGGAAGttattttaatatgatcatgcttttgtttttttctattataATACCTTTTTTGAAGTTACTTATGGTGAGTGATAATTTTTAtagttttattttattatataaaatgaataaaaaaagagaagAGGAAAAGAGACGCAGACGAAGAAGAGTACATGCACgagaatataatatagctaaatataataggaataaatataaaatgaataaatatattaaagatatttataaggataatatatataatagtgataatatttttaataatgatgagataaattatattaatacagTTAATGAGAACGaagaatttattttaaagaaattTAAAGTCTTAAATTTCATATCGCGTTTTCAATTTGTTGatgtatttatatctttatttattgtatcatcattaaatttatatttattagaGGCAAGGATGTTAAATGGTgcttattattttttgaattattGTATGTTATCAACAATATCAtcttttttgttatttaGTTTTACttctttaaaaattaatatatttaaaaaaggaaatattAAGATATGTCCATGTCCCAACGAAGTAAATCTAGAGGTTACTACAACTGGTCCCCGTTCAACAACAAACCACATCGAAGAAGAACTACGtgaacaaataaaaaacataattaataatgataagAATATTAGTAGTACTACTGTTAATGATACCCCAGCTAATGAAAGCAATGCTGAATTAGTGGATGACCTTAAGAGGGAAGAACCCCATACTACAGATGACATACAAACTgaagaaacaaaaaatgagaaaataaatactataaatgataaaaacaaagatagtgacaaaaataataataatgataatagtgataataataataatgataataataataataataacaataataacaataataataacaacaataataataataacaacaacaacaataacaacaacaataataataataataataacaatattgTAGAACgcaataaatataataaagatgttgtgtgttataataatgtttaTAAGACTATGAAAGATAatgatacatatatatatttaaaaaagagTAAATTTAATTCCTTATTAAAAAGCAATTGtataaaaaacaattttAATATGCTAAAATTAGgttatgtaatatttttattcctattattatgtttatgtatatatttaataacaGGAGTAGAATGCAGTTTATttggaatatatatatatttgagttattttaattttaatatagaAGGGATATTAATTGATTATATGGATAtgttaaatattttaaaattaaaaataaagaaagGATATATTTATCCTTTTTTTGTTATGTTACCATTTATATTTCCTGTAATAATATCCATATGTTACTTTTTGAgtgtattttttttaaagatGTATTATGAAAGTTTTTCAaagttatataaaaagatgAATGACCTAAAGAATGAATTAGTAAGTACCTCagaaaatgataatgtTAACGAAAGAATATTGATACCAGAAActtcaaataatttatatttaaatgaatcAAATGAAAAAGCGTCTAATACATCAGATGATTATTCATCAAGAAATAATAGCAAAATATCTAGTACCAAAAGTGAAATGATAAGTTCAAATTTtgtatttaataaaattttgaatttatatttttcatttgcagtttttttttcttatttagGATCTGcatttttacatatatctttaggtgaaattatatgtatagCTTTATTAACATTTTATCAAATTGTAAAGCATACCAATAATTTGAATATCACGATTCTACTTAAGAGTGATAAGATAAAATTTTGTAAATTCcttttattcatattatatggTTTGTTATGCTTTTCTATAAATTTGTATGTAAACCAATGGGAGGAATATATAAGGAAGTTGAAAAAGTTGAAAAGACGTATTTTATTGtttgaagaaaataaatttagTGAGATTGTTGATCTGAATGCTCAAAAGGGTGATGGTGGTGATTTTGAGgaaatacaaatattttctatatttttttcgtttttaataaaaaaaaatgaaggCATAAAAATGGGTGATAATGATATGACTAGTGAGAGCGAGGggaatatatatgatgCTTATGAGGAGCAGATACAGTTACACCATGGTAATAATATGGTGAATGGTATGTTGATGATGAGAAGAATATCAATGCAAAATTTAGAAGATGATGAAACTCAGGtggaatatataaataggGAGATGCATACGCAAGATGAGTTACATGTGCGAAGAACGAATCAGAGTATTTTAAGGTTTAATAGGAGAAGGGGTGAAAAAGGGtataatgaagaagaaatgGGTGTCCACCGTGAAAATGgtaatatgaataatataaacaatatggataatattaacaatatggataatattaacaatGTTAACCAtgtgaataatattaataatgaagGGTTTTATAATGATGGTGAAGAAGGAGATTGTGTGATGAAGCCTGTGGCAAATTATGACAATGatgatatgaataaatatgctgaagaatatataaaaaatatgtcAGGAAATGGAGCTGTTATTATTCGTTCTGAGAAAAGAATATATGAAAAGAATGGAGCTGGTGATATAATAAGtagaaattataaaaatgaagaacgatatatatatttaaaaaaattgaagCCATTTAAATCTATGATATTGTCAAAATTAGAAAAGTTgaaaagaaagaaaaaggAGGTATATACATCTAAAGTATTAATATTAGTacattcatttttatttgtgtgtattatgttaatatttttaatggtatttttaaaaaaagagCCTGTTTTCCGTTTTAATATGCCATCAGTTAATAAGCgtttaaataatttttttaaatcaaCAAATTTCCATGAAATTATACCAAATAGTGTAGGGAAATGTAAAACAAAAAAGTATATAGCAAAAGAGCCATGTTTTAATGTGGGTCGTATATATCATGAAGAAAAGACATTTTATCATGCAActcttttatttttacaagGTTTAAGATCtgtaaaaattatgaatatgaatttttattatgataatggaatatattatttatctTTGAATGGCTAttttaaacatattataGGCCCTCTCTTTCTTAAATTATGTTTAGGTAGCAACTTTTGCCCTATAAGTACATATGCATTTTTAGTTGGAAGTAAACCAACTTTTTCTGTAGATGTTGCAGTACAgtgtaataataaaaaacCACCTTATTATATGACAGATATTGTTGTAAAGGATTTAAAAATTACAAAGATAGAGATAGTAAAACATTCAGATGTTATAGATAATGTTGATATTAAATTAGATGATGTTCAAGATAGGGTACAAGAAAAAGTTAATGCCATGTTAgcagaaaaaaaaaaaattattctctggaaaaatcaaaaatatCATTTGGAGGGTTTTCTCAATTATTTAATATCAAAAAATGCTTTATCTGGTTTCTCTTGTGAACctatatattattga